In Cydia amplana chromosome 2, ilCydAmpl1.1, whole genome shotgun sequence, the following proteins share a genomic window:
- the LOC134655552 gene encoding uncharacterized protein LOC134655552, producing the protein MKTILALSIMVLLELVVASPLGPCGCKPVFEYCASDYTTYHSICEYKCKHPSIPFHDWYILYNGPCLSGTETTTERLTTTEWTTKLRRSTTTTEDWRTANNAIQG; encoded by the exons ATGAAGACAATATTGGCGCTTAGTATTA TGGTTCTGTTAGAGCTGGTGGTAGCGAGCCCACTTGGGCCGTGCGGCTGCAAACCGGTGTTCGAATATTGCGCCAGCGACTACACCACGTACCACAGCATCTGCGAGTACAAGTGCAAACATCCCTCCATCCCGTTCCACGACTGGTATATTCTGTATAACGGGCCTTGCTTGTCGGGGACGGAGACTACAACTGAGCGGTTGACTACAACTGAGTGGACTACTAAACTTAGACGGAGCACTACAACTACTGAGGACTGGAGGACAGCCAATAATGCCATCCAAGGATAA